Proteins encoded within one genomic window of Bradyrhizobium sp. AZCC 1719:
- a CDS encoding S1C family serine protease: MNRRFALSLAAIAAVLVALTLSNIRYSPWTNTTARTVDQRGPLSDAERANIELFERVSPSVVQVAARSSMANPFAEDESPATSGPAASGTGFVWDSSGHVVTNNHVVQNGREVAVRFASGEVAQASIVGVAPNYDLAVLRIRNPRQLPPPVALGSSNDLKVGQIAFAIGNPFGLDQSLTSGIISALKRRLPTSSGREIANVIQTDTAINPGNSGGPLLDSAGRLIGVNTAIISPSGSSAGIGFAIPADIVNRIVPELIKNGRVPTPGIGIVAAGEAVATRMGVEGVIVVRTAPGSPADRAGIRGVDFNSGALGDVIVQADGKPVHRLSDLTDQIEQVGAGKSVRITLKRGSETRDVNVDIVDISRG, translated from the coding sequence ATGAATCGTCGCTTCGCGCTTTCATTAGCCGCCATCGCAGCCGTACTGGTGGCGTTAACCCTCTCCAATATCCGCTACAGCCCGTGGACCAATACCACCGCCCGAACCGTCGACCAGCGGGGCCCACTGTCCGACGCCGAGCGCGCAAACATCGAGCTTTTCGAGCGGGTCTCGCCGTCTGTCGTCCAGGTTGCAGCACGATCCTCCATGGCCAATCCCTTCGCCGAAGACGAAAGCCCGGCAACCTCGGGCCCGGCAGCCTCCGGCACCGGCTTTGTCTGGGACAGTAGCGGTCATGTGGTCACCAACAATCACGTCGTGCAAAATGGCCGTGAGGTAGCCGTTCGCTTCGCCTCAGGCGAGGTGGCCCAAGCTTCAATCGTCGGCGTTGCACCGAACTACGATCTGGCGGTGCTGCGGATCAGGAATCCGCGCCAACTGCCGCCGCCGGTGGCGCTTGGCAGTTCCAACGACCTCAAGGTAGGCCAAATTGCATTTGCGATCGGCAACCCGTTCGGACTAGATCAATCGCTGACGAGCGGAATCATCAGCGCGCTCAAGCGGCGGCTGCCGACCAGCAGCGGTCGCGAGATCGCCAATGTGATCCAGACCGATACCGCGATCAATCCCGGCAATTCCGGTGGCCCCCTTTTGGACTCGGCGGGACGGTTGATCGGCGTCAACACGGCCATCATCTCGCCCTCCGGCTCCAGCGCCGGCATCGGCTTCGCCATTCCGGCCGATATCGTCAATCGTATCGTGCCCGAACTCATCAAGAATGGTCGGGTGCCGACCCCGGGAATCGGGATCGTCGCCGCCGGCGAAGCCGTTGCGACGCGCATGGGCGTTGAAGGGGTGATCGTCGTGCGCACCGCGCCCGGAAGTCCGGCCGACCGGGCTGGCATCCGTGGCGTCGATTTCAACTCGGGCGCGCTCGGCGACGTGATCGTTCAAGCCGATGGTAAGCCGGTTCACCGGCTCTCCGACCTGACCGACCAGATCGAGCAGGTCGGTGCAGGCAAAAGCGTCCGCATCACATTGAAACGCGGTTCGGAAACGCGCGATGTCAACGTCGATATCGTGGATATCAGCCGCGGCTAA